A single genomic interval of Catenulispora sp. GP43 harbors:
- a CDS encoding peptidyl-tRNA hydrolase: MEPGDPFAPPTVPSTVPPAVAPTVPAVAAATEAEAAARDANPQYVLPLVVRIERATPPQRTDALETSARAVLTFLADPRSTEPDGEWTALVHAWTDGRIRKVVRRARGAEWTRAEALPGITVTGTAETDPAQVRVYPPVPLDAWPKDLARLQVSGTDLEDPEPPAPVEPGSQPVLWLNPELEMTAGKAMAQVGHAAQIAWWRLTDAQRKEWADAGFPLAVRVAPKDAWPALADSGRPLVRDAGFTEIAPGSCTVVADLPVLEG, encoded by the coding sequence ATGGAACCCGGCGACCCGTTCGCCCCGCCGACTGTCCCATCGACTGTCCCGCCGGCCGTCGCGCCGACAGTCCCGGCTGTAGCGGCGGCCACGGAAGCCGAAGCGGCGGCGCGCGACGCGAATCCGCAATACGTGCTGCCCTTGGTGGTCCGCATCGAGCGCGCGACACCTCCGCAGCGCACTGACGCACTGGAGACGTCGGCCCGTGCCGTCCTGACCTTCCTGGCCGACCCGCGCTCCACCGAGCCCGACGGCGAGTGGACGGCCCTGGTCCACGCCTGGACCGACGGCCGCATCCGCAAGGTCGTGCGCCGGGCCCGCGGGGCCGAATGGACGCGCGCCGAGGCGCTGCCCGGCATCACCGTCACCGGCACCGCCGAGACCGACCCGGCGCAGGTCCGCGTCTACCCGCCGGTCCCGCTCGACGCCTGGCCCAAAGACCTGGCGCGCCTGCAGGTCTCCGGCACGGACCTCGAAGACCCCGAACCGCCGGCGCCGGTCGAGCCCGGTTCGCAGCCGGTGCTGTGGCTCAACCCGGAGCTGGAGATGACCGCCGGCAAGGCGATGGCCCAGGTCGGGCACGCCGCGCAGATCGCGTGGTGGCGGCTGACCGACGCCCAGCGCAAGGAGTGGGCCGACGCGGGCTTCCCGCTCGCTGTTCGGGTCGCGCCGAAGGATGCGTGGCCGGCGCTCGCCGACTCCGGACGGCCGCTGGTGCGCGACGCGGGCTTCACCGAGATCGCCCCCGGATCGTGCACGGTGGTCGCCGACCTCCCGGTGCTCGAGGGCTAG
- a CDS encoding NAD(P)-dependent alcohol dehydrogenase, producing the protein MKALQYPAVGAAPVVADVPDPEPGPGQVLLKVTAAGVCHSDIAVMSMPAAALRFPLPLTLGHEGAGTVEALGDGASGFAVGDSVAVYGPWGCGMCHMCAQGKENYCLRAAELQIFPPGLGAPGAIAQYLLVDSTRHLVPLGDLDPVRNVPLTDAGLTPYHAIKTSLPKLVGGSTAVVIGTGGLGHVAIQLLRALSPARVVALDVAPEKLELAREVGAHEALMSDEKAAVAVKELTGGRGAEAVFDFVGAPPTVALASACAGVESDVTIVGIGGGSAQVGFGVTPYDAAFRAPYWGTRAELIEVLDLAREGSVSVHVETYSLDEAPKAYERLHAGQVRGRAVILPNG; encoded by the coding sequence ATGAAGGCCCTCCAGTACCCGGCGGTCGGTGCCGCCCCGGTGGTCGCCGACGTCCCGGACCCCGAGCCCGGCCCCGGCCAGGTGCTGTTGAAGGTGACCGCCGCGGGCGTGTGCCACTCCGACATCGCGGTGATGAGCATGCCCGCCGCCGCGCTGCGCTTCCCGCTGCCGCTGACCCTCGGGCACGAGGGCGCCGGCACGGTCGAGGCGCTCGGCGACGGCGCGAGCGGCTTCGCCGTCGGCGACAGCGTGGCGGTGTACGGGCCCTGGGGCTGCGGGATGTGCCACATGTGCGCGCAGGGCAAGGAGAACTACTGTCTGCGCGCCGCCGAGCTGCAGATCTTCCCGCCCGGACTCGGCGCGCCCGGCGCGATCGCCCAGTACCTGCTCGTCGACTCCACCCGACACCTGGTCCCGCTCGGCGACCTGGATCCGGTGCGCAACGTCCCGCTGACCGACGCCGGCCTGACCCCGTACCACGCCATCAAGACCTCGCTGCCCAAGCTCGTCGGCGGCAGCACCGCCGTGGTGATCGGCACCGGCGGTCTCGGGCACGTCGCGATCCAGCTGCTGCGCGCGCTGAGCCCGGCCCGCGTCGTCGCGCTGGACGTCGCGCCGGAGAAGCTGGAACTGGCCCGGGAAGTCGGCGCCCACGAGGCGCTGATGTCCGACGAGAAGGCCGCGGTCGCGGTGAAGGAGCTGACCGGCGGACGCGGCGCCGAGGCGGTCTTCGACTTCGTCGGCGCGCCCCCGACCGTCGCCCTGGCCTCGGCCTGCGCCGGCGTGGAGTCCGACGTGACGATCGTGGGCATCGGCGGCGGCAGCGCGCAGGTCGGCTTCGGCGTCACGCCGTACGACGCGGCGTTCCGCGCGCCGTACTGGGGCACGCGGGCCGAGCTGATCGAGGTGCTCGACCTGGCGCGTGAGGGATCGGTGTCGGTCCACGTCGAGACCTACAGCCTGGACGAGGCGCCGAAGGCCTACGAGCGGCTGCACGCCGGCCAGGTCCGGGGGCGGGCCGTCATCCTCCCCAACGGCTGA
- the gatB gene encoding Asp-tRNA(Asn)/Glu-tRNA(Gln) amidotransferase subunit GatB: MSTSTVNLPSYEDALAAYDPVMGLEVHVELGTATKMFCGCPTGFGADPNTQTCPTCLGLPGSLPVVNAKAIESAIRIGLALNCEIAEWCRFARKNYFYPDMPKNFQTSQYDEPIAFSGYLDVEAAGKTWRIEIERAHMEEDTGKSTHVGGATGRIHGADYSLVDYNRAGIPLIEIVTKPITGTGEHAPEVAKAYVAELRELIKALGVSEARMELGQMRCDANVSLRPIGREKFGTRSETKNVNSLRSVERAVNFEIRRHAAVLNAGDTVIQETRHFHENDGTTSPGRVKEEAEDYRYFPEPDLVPVAPARAWVDELRGTLPELPGVRRHRLQAEWGVGDHDMQSILNAGAVDLIVETVSLGAAADQARKWWMGELARRANEDGTDLAALPITPAQVAEVVKLTAAGTLNDKLARQVIEGVLAGEGSPEEVVAKRGLAVVSDDGALLTAIDEAIAKFPDAAEKVRGGNQGPAGQLIGAVMKATRGQADAARVRELLLERLSS; this comes from the coding sequence ATGAGCACGAGCACTGTGAACCTGCCTTCCTACGAGGACGCGCTCGCCGCCTACGACCCGGTCATGGGTCTGGAGGTGCACGTCGAGCTCGGCACCGCGACCAAGATGTTCTGCGGCTGCCCGACCGGCTTCGGCGCCGACCCGAACACCCAGACCTGCCCGACGTGCCTGGGCCTGCCCGGCTCGCTGCCGGTGGTCAACGCCAAGGCGATCGAGTCGGCCATCCGCATCGGCCTGGCGCTGAACTGCGAGATCGCCGAGTGGTGCCGCTTCGCCCGGAAGAACTACTTCTACCCGGACATGCCGAAGAACTTCCAGACGTCGCAGTACGACGAGCCGATCGCGTTCAGCGGCTACCTGGACGTCGAGGCCGCGGGCAAGACCTGGCGCATCGAGATCGAGCGCGCGCACATGGAGGAGGACACCGGCAAGTCGACCCACGTGGGCGGCGCCACCGGCCGCATCCACGGCGCGGACTACTCGCTGGTCGACTACAACCGGGCCGGCATCCCGCTGATCGAGATCGTCACCAAGCCGATCACCGGCACCGGCGAGCACGCCCCGGAAGTGGCGAAGGCGTACGTCGCCGAACTGCGCGAGCTCATCAAGGCGCTCGGCGTCTCCGAGGCCCGCATGGAGCTGGGCCAGATGCGCTGCGACGCCAACGTCTCGCTGCGCCCGATCGGCCGCGAGAAGTTCGGCACCCGCTCGGAGACCAAGAACGTCAACTCCCTGCGCTCGGTCGAGCGCGCGGTGAACTTCGAGATCCGCCGCCACGCCGCCGTCCTGAACGCCGGCGACACGGTGATCCAGGAGACCCGCCACTTCCACGAGAACGACGGCACCACCTCCCCGGGCCGGGTGAAGGAGGAGGCGGAGGACTACCGCTACTTCCCCGAGCCGGACCTGGTCCCGGTGGCCCCGGCCCGCGCCTGGGTCGACGAACTGCGCGGCACGCTGCCGGAACTCCCCGGCGTCCGCCGCCACCGCCTGCAGGCCGAGTGGGGCGTCGGCGACCACGACATGCAGTCGATCCTGAACGCCGGCGCGGTGGACCTGATCGTCGAGACGGTGTCCCTGGGCGCCGCGGCGGACCAGGCCCGCAAGTGGTGGATGGGCGAGCTGGCCCGCCGCGCCAACGAGGACGGCACCGACCTGGCCGCCCTGCCGATCACCCCGGCGCAGGTCGCCGAGGTGGTCAAGCTGACCGCCGCCGGCACGCTCAACGACAAGCTGGCCCGCCAGGTGATCGAGGGCGTCCTGGCCGGCGAGGGCTCCCCGGAGGAGGTCGTGGCCAAGCGCGGCCTGGCGGTCGTCAGCGACGACGGGGCCCTGCTCACCGCGATCGACGAGGCCATCGCGAAGTTCCCCGACGCCGCCGAGAAGGTCCGCGGCGGCAACCAGGGCCCGGCCGGCCAGCTGATCGGCGCCGTCATGAAGGCCACCCGCGGCCAGGCGGACGCCGCCCGCGTGCGCGAGCTGCTGCTGGAGCGGCTCTCCAGCTGA
- the gatA gene encoding Asp-tRNA(Asn)/Glu-tRNA(Gln) amidotransferase subunit GatA — translation MAFDGDFGSNTDLTRSTAAALAGAIKNGDLTSTEVTQAHLDRIAKVDEKVHAFLHVDTEGALAQAAEVDAKRARGEELGPLAGVPLALKDVFTTKGVPTTCGSKILQGWIPPYDATVTRRLREAGVVILGKTNMDEFAMGSSTENSAYGPTHNPWDLTRIPGGSGGGSSASLAAFEAPLAIGTDTGGSIRQPASVTGTVGVKPTYGGVSRYGLVAFSSSLDQGGPCARTVLDAALLHAAIAGHDPLDSTSIDLPVPDVVGAARLANVEGMRIGVVKQFDRSEGYQEGVRTRFHEAVQTLRDLGATVVEVDCPSFDYALPAYYLIAPSECSSNLARFDAMRYGLRIGDDGVNGVEEVMALTREAGFGPEVKRRIMLGTYALSSGYYDAYYGSAQQVRTLIMRDFDRAFADVDVLVSPTTPTTAFKIGERADDPMAMYLADLCTIPTNLAGNAGMSVPVGLAPEDGLPVGLQIIAPAMADDRLYRVGAAVEAAMNTKWGRPLIEEVPAL, via the coding sequence ATGGCGTTCGACGGAGATTTTGGGTCGAATACAGACTTGACCCGGAGCACGGCCGCCGCGCTCGCCGGGGCCATCAAGAACGGCGACCTCACCTCCACCGAGGTCACCCAGGCGCACCTGGACCGCATCGCGAAGGTCGACGAGAAGGTGCACGCCTTCCTGCACGTCGACACCGAGGGCGCGCTGGCCCAGGCCGCCGAGGTGGACGCCAAGCGGGCGCGCGGCGAGGAGCTCGGCCCGCTGGCCGGCGTGCCGCTGGCGCTGAAGGACGTCTTCACCACCAAGGGCGTGCCGACCACCTGCGGCTCCAAGATCCTGCAGGGCTGGATCCCGCCGTACGACGCCACGGTGACCCGGCGGCTGCGCGAGGCCGGCGTCGTCATCCTCGGCAAGACCAACATGGACGAGTTCGCGATGGGCTCCTCCACCGAGAACTCCGCCTACGGCCCGACCCACAACCCGTGGGACCTGACCCGCATCCCCGGCGGTTCCGGCGGCGGCTCCTCGGCCTCGCTGGCCGCCTTCGAGGCGCCGCTGGCGATCGGGACCGACACCGGCGGCTCGATCCGCCAGCCGGCCTCGGTCACCGGCACGGTCGGGGTGAAGCCGACCTACGGCGGGGTGTCCCGCTACGGCCTGGTCGCCTTCTCCTCCTCGCTGGACCAGGGCGGTCCCTGCGCGCGCACCGTGCTGGACGCCGCGCTGCTCCACGCCGCCATCGCCGGCCACGACCCGCTGGACTCCACGTCCATCGACCTGCCGGTGCCCGACGTCGTGGGCGCGGCGCGGCTGGCGAACGTCGAGGGCATGCGCATCGGCGTGGTGAAGCAGTTCGACCGGAGCGAGGGCTACCAGGAGGGCGTGCGGACGCGCTTCCACGAGGCCGTGCAGACGCTGCGCGACCTCGGTGCCACGGTCGTCGAGGTGGACTGCCCGTCCTTCGACTACGCGCTGCCGGCGTACTACCTGATCGCGCCGTCGGAGTGCTCCTCGAACCTGGCGCGCTTCGACGCCATGCGCTACGGCCTGCGGATCGGCGACGACGGCGTGAACGGCGTCGAGGAAGTCATGGCCCTGACCCGCGAGGCCGGCTTCGGCCCCGAGGTGAAGCGCCGGATCATGCTCGGCACCTACGCGCTGTCCTCCGGCTACTACGACGCCTACTACGGCTCGGCGCAGCAGGTCCGCACGCTGATCATGCGCGACTTCGACCGCGCCTTCGCCGACGTGGACGTGCTGGTCTCCCCGACCACCCCGACCACCGCCTTCAAGATCGGCGAGCGCGCCGACGACCCGATGGCGATGTACCTGGCCGACCTGTGCACCATCCCCACCAACCTGGCCGGCAACGCCGGCATGTCGGTCCCGGTGGGCCTGGCCCCCGAGGACGGCCTGCCGGTCGGCCTGCAGATCATCGCCCCGGCGATGGCCGACGACCGGCTCTACCGGGTCGGCGCCGCGGTCGAGGCCGCGATGAACACCAAGTGGGGCCGTCCGCTGATCGAGGAGGTGCCGGCGCTGTGA
- the gatC gene encoding Asp-tRNA(Asn)/Glu-tRNA(Gln) amidotransferase subunit GatC, which translates to MPAITREEVAHLARLSRLDLSDDELAHYAEQLDVILGSVARVSEAVQQLGQGQEIPPTSHALPLVNVTRPDVERPCLDPADVLRAAPAAQDQRFRVPRILGED; encoded by the coding sequence ATGCCCGCTATCACCCGTGAAGAGGTCGCCCACCTGGCGCGGCTGTCACGGCTCGACCTGTCCGACGACGAGCTCGCGCACTACGCCGAGCAGCTCGACGTCATCCTCGGTTCGGTGGCTCGCGTGAGCGAGGCCGTGCAGCAGCTCGGCCAGGGCCAGGAGATCCCGCCGACCTCGCACGCCCTGCCGCTGGTCAACGTCACCCGGCCGGATGTCGAGCGCCCCTGCCTGGACCCGGCGGACGTCCTGAGGGCCGCGCCGGCCGCGCAGGACCAGCGTTTCCGCGTGCCGCGCATTCTGGGGGAGGACTGA
- a CDS encoding PhzF family phenazine biosynthesis protein: MEILRYTAFSSDPAGGNPAGVVLDARGMDDAAMLAAAAEVGYSETAFLLPTEQERVMDVRYFSPLAEVPFCGHATIATAVAYAERHGVGDLILNTRVGVVPVRTAAAADGTLTATLVSVQPKSVELHGPLLAELLGILGWTASDLHEALPPRIAFGGAWHPILATPSRARLAELDYDMDALRELMLKHDWTTIDLVWRESPDVFQVRNPFPVGGVFEDAATGAAAAAFGGYLRELGLVSAPATVTLHQGVDMGRPSLLTVGIPAGDGGISVSGTAVVLG, translated from the coding sequence GTGGAGATCCTTCGTTACACCGCCTTCAGCTCCGACCCCGCCGGCGGCAACCCGGCCGGCGTTGTCCTCGACGCGCGCGGCATGGACGACGCCGCGATGCTCGCCGCGGCCGCCGAGGTCGGCTACTCCGAGACCGCCTTCCTGCTGCCGACCGAGCAGGAGCGGGTCATGGACGTGCGCTACTTCAGCCCGCTGGCCGAGGTGCCGTTCTGTGGCCACGCGACCATCGCGACCGCCGTCGCCTATGCCGAGCGGCACGGCGTCGGCGACCTGATCCTGAACACCCGGGTCGGTGTCGTCCCGGTCCGCACCGCCGCCGCGGCCGACGGCACGCTCACCGCCACCCTGGTCTCCGTCCAGCCCAAGAGTGTGGAACTGCACGGGCCGTTGCTGGCCGAACTGCTGGGGATCCTCGGCTGGACCGCGAGCGACCTGCACGAGGCGCTGCCGCCGCGCATCGCGTTCGGCGGCGCGTGGCATCCGATCCTGGCCACCCCGAGCCGGGCCCGCCTGGCCGAGCTGGACTACGACATGGACGCGCTTCGCGAGCTGATGCTGAAGCACGACTGGACCACCATCGATCTGGTCTGGCGGGAGTCTCCCGACGTCTTCCAGGTCCGCAACCCCTTCCCGGTCGGCGGCGTCTTCGAGGACGCGGCGACCGGCGCGGCCGCCGCGGCGTTCGGCGGGTACCTGCGGGAGCTGGGGCTGGTGTCGGCGCCCGCGACGGTGACCCTGCATCAGGGCGTGGACATGGGCCGGCCGAGCCTGCTGACGGTCGGCATCCCGGCCGGGGACGGCGGCATCTCGGTCTCCGGAACGGCTGTCGTCCTGGGGTGA
- a CDS encoding putative bifunctional diguanylate cyclase/phosphodiesterase, which produces MHRPFEPDYGPKADPGRLYAFVASVSAAGITILAALLILNWHGSGPTTQAMPALLMTVCLVFLGELRPLMRLQHTNREAATTTVFTIALLMLAGWPLAAMVQAAASLVGGAAGRRTWWRILFNVSQFTLSLGAACLVLRFFGIVPTPGRPWAPNVTSMAAILLAGVAYFVVNLFFVWQAVALWTGVRLSVIACREWRVELQVVGASVVLAPLITVVMRHEPYLIVLFIPVLIVFYRSALAFDESEWQSLHDPLTALPNRKALRRQAEIMLGTAPVSGEAGPSSLYSTGRAPAAVSVPPGKIGLFLLDLDRFKEVNDTLGHAAGDELIREVAARLSAAVRVEDMVARLGGDEFAVLLPGLPDVEAAQQLAQRLLDAVAVPYRLHGFKLDVEASLGIALHPDDARHYDVLLRHADVAMYEAKRAKMGWVRYDPAKDRNSPDRLGLLSDLREALDAGRIEVHYQPQASFKGERVVGVEALARWRHEVRGAIPPETFVKLAESSGLMARLTEYILDVSLRQAALWWRNGYGVPIAVNVSLRDIENPYFVEMVARKLAQHRVRPEALRLEVAERVLVGDAQSVRAALIGLSKLGVRLSLDDFGTGYASLLTLRRLPFDEIKIDRSFVGGIGFDADDAAIVRSTIDLAHSLGLRVVAEGVEDPGTWSTLEGYGCDEAQGWLVSKALPAAEICALLAKRVTSAAPTSTGPGSASDQLSA; this is translated from the coding sequence ATGCACCGACCATTCGAGCCGGACTACGGCCCGAAGGCCGATCCGGGACGTCTGTACGCCTTCGTCGCCTCCGTCAGCGCCGCCGGGATCACCATCCTGGCCGCCTTGTTGATCCTGAACTGGCACGGGTCCGGACCGACCACGCAGGCCATGCCCGCGCTGCTGATGACCGTCTGCCTGGTCTTCCTCGGGGAGCTGCGGCCGCTGATGCGGCTGCAGCACACGAACCGCGAGGCGGCCACCACCACGGTGTTCACCATCGCGCTGCTGATGCTCGCGGGCTGGCCGCTGGCGGCGATGGTGCAGGCCGCGGCCTCCCTGGTGGGCGGCGCGGCCGGCCGCCGGACCTGGTGGCGGATCCTGTTCAACGTCTCGCAGTTCACCCTCTCGCTGGGCGCGGCCTGCCTGGTGCTGCGGTTCTTCGGGATCGTCCCCACGCCGGGCCGTCCCTGGGCGCCGAACGTGACCTCGATGGCCGCGATCTTGCTGGCCGGGGTGGCGTACTTCGTGGTGAACCTGTTCTTCGTCTGGCAGGCCGTGGCGCTGTGGACCGGCGTGCGCCTGTCCGTCATAGCGTGCCGCGAATGGCGGGTCGAACTCCAGGTGGTCGGCGCCTCGGTGGTGCTGGCCCCGCTGATCACCGTGGTGATGCGGCACGAGCCCTACCTCATCGTGCTGTTCATACCGGTGCTGATCGTCTTCTACCGCAGCGCGCTGGCCTTCGACGAGAGCGAGTGGCAGTCGCTGCACGACCCGCTGACCGCGCTGCCCAACCGCAAGGCCCTGCGGCGCCAGGCCGAGATCATGCTCGGCACCGCCCCGGTCTCCGGCGAGGCGGGGCCCTCCTCCCTGTACTCCACCGGCCGCGCCCCGGCCGCGGTGTCCGTCCCGCCCGGCAAGATCGGGCTGTTCCTGCTGGACCTGGACCGGTTCAAGGAGGTCAACGACACCCTGGGGCACGCCGCCGGCGACGAGCTGATCCGCGAGGTGGCCGCGCGGCTGTCGGCCGCGGTGCGCGTGGAGGACATGGTCGCCCGGCTCGGCGGCGACGAGTTCGCGGTCCTGCTGCCGGGCCTGCCGGACGTCGAGGCCGCGCAGCAGCTGGCGCAGCGCCTGCTGGACGCGGTCGCCGTCCCCTACCGGCTGCACGGCTTCAAGCTCGACGTCGAGGCCTCCCTGGGCATCGCGCTGCACCCGGACGACGCCCGGCACTACGACGTCCTGCTGCGGCACGCGGACGTGGCGATGTACGAGGCCAAGCGCGCCAAGATGGGCTGGGTCCGCTACGACCCGGCCAAGGACCGCAACAGCCCGGACCGGCTGGGCCTGCTGTCCGATCTGCGCGAGGCCCTGGACGCCGGCCGCATCGAGGTGCACTACCAGCCGCAGGCCTCGTTCAAGGGCGAGCGCGTGGTCGGCGTGGAGGCGCTGGCCCGCTGGCGGCACGAGGTCCGCGGCGCGATACCGCCGGAGACGTTCGTGAAGCTGGCCGAGTCCAGCGGCCTGATGGCCCGGCTGACCGAGTACATCCTCGACGTCTCGCTGCGGCAGGCGGCCCTGTGGTGGCGCAACGGCTACGGCGTCCCGATCGCCGTGAACGTCTCCCTGCGCGACATCGAGAACCCCTACTTCGTGGAGATGGTCGCCCGCAAGCTCGCGCAGCACCGGGTCCGCCCCGAGGCGCTGCGCCTGGAGGTCGCCGAGCGGGTCCTGGTCGGCGACGCGCAGAGCGTGCGCGCGGCCCTGATCGGCCTGTCCAAGCTCGGCGTCCGGCTGTCCCTGGACGACTTCGGCACCGGCTACGCCTCGCTGCTGACCCTGCGCCGGCTGCCCTTCGACGAGATCAAGATCGACCGCTCCTTCGTCGGCGGCATCGGCTTCGACGCCGACGACGCCGCCATCGTCCGCTCGACCATAGACCTGGCGCACTCGCTGGGCCTGCGGGTGGTCGCCGAGGGCGTCGAGGACCCCGGCACCTGGTCCACGCTGGAGGGCTACGGCTGCGACGAGGCGCAGGGCTGGCTGGTCTCCAAGGCGCTGCCCGCGGCCGAGATCTGCGCCCTGCTGGCGAAGCGGGTGACCTCGGCGGCGCCGACGTCGACCGGGCCCGGATCGGCTTCGGACCAACTTTCGGCGTAG
- the ligA gene encoding NAD-dependent DNA ligase LigA: MDETAAATPAQQHAALAEEIEDARYRYYVLDAPTMSDAEFDVKLRQLEAIEDANPELRTPDSPTQKVAGAYETEFTSVPHLERMLSLDNAFTAEELKTWADRVEKDLGSLPDLLCELKVDGLAINLLYENGKLTRALTRGDGRTGEDITPNAKTIQTIPKTLTGTAEFPVPELVEVRGEVYFAVKAFDEWNEKILAETGRSYANPRNAAAGSLRQKDPRVTAQRPLSMVVHGIGARKGFTPTSQSHSYDALRAWGLPTSDRVKVVKSLKDVEKYIDYYNKHRHDVEHEIDGVVVKVDELAIQGRLGSTSRAPRWAIAFKYPPEEVTTKLLDIRVQVGRTGRVTPYAVMEPVTVAGSTVQNATLHNQEIVVKKGLKIGDTVILRKAGDVIPEIVGAVQDLRDGSERDFVMPENCPDCGTKLAPQKEGDIDLRCPNSENCLGQIRERIDFMGSRNALDIEALGYESAVALTQPAGGTAPVHDEGDLLSLRIEDLAELKMLQAKRGADAKPGEMELVPYFYTKGTPKKPSAPTATTELLLQQLELVKTDRPLWRFLVSLSIRHVGPTAARVLAREFPSFDALANATEDELKAAEGIGPTIATAIVEWFAVDWHREIIRKWQAAGVVPVVESQPEGPRPLEGLSVVVTGTLAGFTRDGAAEELTSRGAKVSGSVSKKTSFVVVGDNPGSKYDKALTLGVKVLDEEGFKVLLADGPQAAADTVAEAGA, encoded by the coding sequence ATGGATGAGACCGCCGCCGCCACCCCGGCGCAGCAGCACGCGGCCCTGGCCGAGGAGATCGAGGACGCGCGCTACCGGTACTACGTCCTCGACGCGCCGACCATGAGCGACGCCGAGTTCGACGTGAAGCTGCGGCAGCTGGAGGCGATCGAGGACGCCAACCCGGAGCTGCGCACCCCGGACTCGCCGACCCAGAAGGTCGCCGGCGCCTACGAGACCGAGTTCACCTCGGTCCCGCACCTGGAGCGGATGCTCTCGCTGGACAACGCCTTCACCGCCGAGGAGCTGAAGACCTGGGCCGACCGCGTCGAGAAGGACCTCGGCTCGTTGCCGGACCTTCTGTGCGAGCTGAAGGTCGACGGCCTGGCGATCAACCTGCTCTACGAGAACGGCAAGCTGACCCGGGCCCTGACCCGCGGCGACGGCCGCACCGGCGAGGACATCACGCCGAACGCCAAGACCATCCAGACCATCCCCAAGACCCTGACCGGGACGGCGGAGTTCCCCGTCCCGGAACTGGTCGAGGTGCGCGGCGAGGTCTACTTCGCGGTCAAGGCGTTCGACGAGTGGAACGAGAAGATCCTGGCCGAGACCGGCCGCTCCTACGCCAACCCGCGCAACGCCGCGGCCGGCTCGCTGCGCCAGAAGGACCCGCGGGTGACCGCGCAGCGGCCGCTGTCGATGGTGGTGCACGGCATCGGCGCCCGCAAGGGCTTCACGCCGACCTCGCAGTCGCACTCCTACGACGCGCTGCGCGCCTGGGGCCTGCCGACCTCGGACCGGGTCAAGGTCGTCAAGAGCCTGAAGGACGTCGAGAAGTACATCGACTACTACAACAAGCACCGGCACGACGTCGAGCACGAGATCGACGGCGTGGTGGTGAAGGTCGACGAGCTGGCCATCCAGGGCCGGCTGGGCAGCACCTCCCGGGCCCCGCGCTGGGCCATCGCCTTCAAGTACCCGCCGGAGGAGGTCACCACCAAGCTGCTGGACATCCGGGTCCAGGTCGGCCGGACCGGCCGGGTGACGCCGTACGCGGTGATGGAGCCGGTCACCGTCGCCGGCTCCACGGTCCAGAACGCCACGCTCCACAACCAGGAGATCGTGGTGAAGAAGGGCCTGAAGATCGGCGACACGGTGATCCTGCGCAAGGCCGGCGACGTGATCCCGGAGATCGTCGGCGCGGTGCAGGACCTGCGCGACGGCTCCGAGCGCGACTTCGTGATGCCGGAGAACTGCCCGGACTGCGGGACGAAGCTGGCCCCGCAGAAAGAGGGGGACATCGACCTGCGCTGCCCGAACTCCGAGAACTGCCTCGGGCAGATCCGCGAGCGCATCGATTTCATGGGCAGCCGCAACGCCCTGGACATCGAGGCGCTGGGCTACGAGTCGGCGGTGGCGCTGACCCAGCCGGCCGGCGGGACCGCGCCGGTGCACGACGAGGGCGACCTGCTGAGCCTGAGGATCGAGGACCTCGCCGAGCTGAAGATGCTCCAGGCCAAGCGCGGCGCGGACGCCAAGCCCGGCGAGATGGAGCTGGTGCCGTACTTCTACACCAAGGGCACGCCCAAGAAGCCCAGCGCGCCGACCGCCACCACCGAGTTGCTGCTGCAGCAGCTGGAGCTGGTCAAGACCGACCGGCCGCTGTGGCGCTTCCTGGTCTCGCTGTCGATCCGGCACGTCGGCCCGACCGCGGCCCGGGTGCTGGCCCGCGAGTTCCCGTCCTTCGACGCGCTCGCGAACGCCACCGAGGACGAGCTCAAGGCCGCCGAGGGCATCGGCCCGACCATCGCCACCGCGATCGTGGAGTGGTTCGCGGTGGACTGGCACCGCGAGATCATCCGCAAGTGGCAGGCCGCCGGCGTGGTGCCTGTTGTGGAGTCCCAGCCCGAGGGACCGAGGCCTCTTGAGGGATTGAGCGTGGTCGTAACGGGCACATTGGCCGGATTCACCCGGGATGGTGCCGCCGAGGAACTCACCAGCCGGGGTGCGAAGGTGAGCGGTTCGGTGTCGAAGAAGACCTCGTTCGTGGTGGTCGGCGACAATCCGGGGAGCAAGTACGACAAGGCGTTGACTCTCGGGGTGAAGGTGCTGGACGAGGAGGGATTCAAGGTGCTGTTGGCGGACGGTCCGCAGGCCGCTGCCGATACAGTGGCGGAAGCAGGGGCCTGA